In one window of Gudongella oleilytica DNA:
- a CDS encoding transcriptional regulator, with translation MNITNTTNSALSLYINLDSSHISRLRRGKRSAVKDENSLRLMAEFFTRRCIDDYQRKALADMLGIDFHSLDTTNSSQFIMRWLMDEKKEEAKKVESFLDQISNISARPLTSEPANILPTDASTADTEIYFGLEGKRLAVKCFLSEVIAQEQPQTLLLYSDEPTDWMTADREFAAKWAALMVQVLSKGNRIKIIHTVSRDLDEMLHAISQWMPLYMSGLIEPYYYPKKRDGIFKRTLFIAPNTAAVTSSTTGNMINNAANFYTKNKEAIWALTEEFNQYISLCSPLIKIFTPHEKTSYINTLLEFEKEKGNCIIITESLSLLTMPAAVASNFIHRIMDNDLNYDELVENRRERFQQQLQDNSFFEIIRIFDGEKIKNGEVNISSSDMLSGEKAYYTLEEYIAHLESIQGLMNIYSNYNVYLTKEPIESRYMVYVKENLGAVIAKTSEPSVALAFNESNLTAGFWDYLRSLIGEKAYRYPDKKESIDKLCEYISSLKQCK, from the coding sequence ATGAATATTACAAATACAACCAACAGTGCTTTGTCGTTATATATTAACCTTGACTCTTCCCATATAAGCCGTTTGCGCAGAGGGAAAAGAAGTGCTGTTAAGGATGAGAATTCTTTGCGCCTAATGGCAGAATTTTTTACAAGACGCTGTATTGATGATTATCAGCGCAAGGCTCTTGCGGACATGCTGGGTATAGATTTTCATTCTCTTGATACAACCAATAGCTCCCAATTTATTATGAGATGGTTAATGGATGAGAAGAAAGAGGAAGCTAAAAAAGTCGAGAGTTTTTTAGATCAAATATCAAACATTTCTGCTCGGCCTTTAACATCTGAACCTGCTAATATTTTGCCAACGGATGCTTCCACCGCTGACACTGAAATTTACTTTGGGCTTGAAGGTAAAAGGCTTGCTGTTAAGTGCTTTCTTTCTGAAGTTATAGCTCAGGAACAACCGCAGACCTTATTACTTTACAGTGATGAGCCTACGGACTGGATGACTGCGGATAGGGAATTTGCGGCAAAATGGGCTGCACTAATGGTACAGGTACTGTCAAAAGGCAATCGCATAAAAATCATCCATACAGTAAGCCGTGACCTTGATGAGATGCTGCATGCCATAAGTCAGTGGATGCCCCTTTATATGTCCGGCTTAATAGAGCCTTATTATTATCCGAAGAAAAGAGACGGCATTTTTAAGCGAACCCTTTTTATTGCACCCAATACAGCTGCTGTGACATCAAGCACAACAGGGAATATGATAAATAATGCGGCCAATTTCTATACTAAAAACAAGGAGGCTATTTGGGCGCTGACAGAAGAGTTTAATCAATATATAAGCTTGTGCAGCCCTTTGATAAAAATTTTTACACCCCACGAAAAAACATCCTATATTAATACTCTTCTGGAGTTTGAAAAAGAAAAAGGTAACTGTATCATAATAACGGAATCTCTATCCTTATTAACAATGCCGGCGGCTGTCGCTTCCAACTTCATACATCGCATAATGGATAATGATTTAAATTATGATGAGCTCGTAGAAAATAGAAGAGAACGCTTTCAGCAACAGCTGCAAGACAATTCATTTTTTGAGATCATTAGGATTTTTGACGGTGAAAAAATAAAGAACGGAGAAGTTAATATCTCCTCCTCTGATATGTTGAGCGGAGAAAAGGCATATTACACGCTGGAGGAATACATAGCTCATTTGGAGAGCATTCAGGGCCTTATGAATATCTATTCAAACTATAATGTTTATTTAACAAAAGAACCCATAGAAAGCCGATATATGGTTTACGTTAAGGAAAATCTGGGCGCCGTTATCGCAAAAACCTCTGAACCATCTGTAGCACTCGCTTTTAACGAAAGTAACTTAACCGCTGGGTTTTGGGATTATTTAAGATCTTTAATTGGTGAAAAAGCTTATCGATACCCCGATAAAAAGGAAAGTATCGATAAACTTTGCGAATATATCAGTAGTCTAAAGCAGTGCAAATAG
- a CDS encoding recombinase family protein encodes MASNIRVIPATIQRTSAQSMNPSTKRRTAAYARVSTDSEEQLTSYEAQVDYYTKYIKERPDWEFAGIYTDEGISAVNTKKRDGFNKMVADALDGKLDLIVTKSVSRFARNTVDSLSTVRKLKEKGVEVFFEKENIYTFDGKGELLITIMSSLAQEESRSISENVTWGQRKRFADGKVSMPYKRFLGYEKGEDGTPKIVDSEAEIVRLIYRLFMEGKTSSAIAKHLATSGIPSPGGKKQWQVATVNSILTNEKYKGDALLQKRFTVDFLTKTIKENEGEIPQYYVQNSHPAIIEPDEFDAVQAELERRKRLGRPAACQSPLSTKLVCGDCGGFYGSKVWGSNTKYRRMIWRCNEKYKGEVKCSTPHVTEEEVKEKFVDAVNSILEYREELLTNCRLAQETLCDCSEIDSELNELHRELEVVAELFKKAIYENAHTAINQKEWHERNNGYLERNRKALERMTELEELKRERQSKSLVLEGFVQNLTKRNSILEEFDNRLWAAIIDNVTILTDGKLVFKFTDGTEVIR; translated from the coding sequence ATGGCGTCAAATATAAGAGTTATACCTGCGACTATTCAGCGCACCTCTGCGCAGAGCATGAATCCATCAACTAAAAGACGGACCGCAGCTTATGCGCGGGTTTCCACGGACAGCGAAGAGCAGCTGACCTCCTATGAAGCCCAGGTCGATTACTACACCAAGTACATCAAGGAGCGCCCCGATTGGGAGTTCGCAGGGATATATACTGACGAAGGTATCAGTGCAGTCAACACAAAAAAGCGCGATGGTTTTAATAAAATGGTCGCGGATGCTTTGGACGGCAAGCTTGATCTGATCGTTACTAAATCGGTCAGCCGGTTTGCCAGAAATACTGTGGATAGCCTTTCAACGGTTCGAAAGCTCAAGGAAAAAGGTGTTGAAGTATTTTTCGAGAAGGAGAATATCTACACCTTTGATGGCAAGGGCGAACTGCTCATCACAATTATGAGCTCACTTGCTCAGGAAGAAAGTCGCTCGATTTCCGAAAATGTGACTTGGGGCCAGCGCAAGCGCTTCGCCGACGGAAAAGTCAGCATGCCCTACAAGCGGTTCCTCGGATATGAAAAGGGAGAGGATGGTACCCCTAAGATAGTTGATAGCGAAGCGGAAATTGTCCGCCTGATATATCGTCTATTCATGGAGGGCAAAACCTCCTCTGCAATAGCCAAGCACCTCGCAACCAGCGGTATCCCTTCCCCCGGTGGAAAAAAACAGTGGCAGGTTGCAACCGTGAATTCTATCCTTACAAATGAAAAATACAAGGGCGATGCATTATTGCAGAAGCGCTTCACGGTTGATTTTCTGACTAAAACCATTAAGGAGAATGAGGGGGAAATTCCCCAATATTATGTTCAAAACAGCCACCCTGCCATTATAGAGCCTGATGAGTTTGATGCAGTCCAGGCAGAGCTTGAGCGCCGCAAGAGGCTGGGACGACCGGCGGCATGCCAAAGCCCGCTGTCAACAAAGCTGGTGTGCGGTGATTGTGGCGGATTTTACGGCTCGAAGGTCTGGGGTTCAAATACAAAATACCGCCGGATGATCTGGCGTTGCAATGAGAAATATAAGGGTGAAGTCAAGTGCAGCACCCCTCATGTCACGGAAGAGGAAGTAAAGGAAAAGTTCGTCGATGCCGTCAATTCCATTCTTGAGTACCGCGAAGAACTGCTTACCAACTGCCGATTAGCTCAAGAGACCCTCTGCGACTGTTCTGAGATTGATTCTGAGCTTAACGAGCTGCACCGTGAACTGGAAGTTGTCGCTGAGCTTTTCAAAAAGGCCATTTACGAAAATGCCCATACTGCCATTAATCAGAAGGAATGGCACGAGCGGAACAATGGCTACCTGGAGCGGAATCGCAAGGCTTTGGAGCGCATGACCGAGCTTGAGGAATTGAAGCGGGAGCGCCAGAGTAAAAGTCTTGTTCTTGAGGGCTTTGTACAGAATCTAACAAAGCGCAATAGTATCCTTGAGGAATTTGATAACAGGCTCTGGGCGGCAATAATTGATAACGTTACTATCCTAACGGATGGCAAATTGGTATTCAAATTTACGGATGGCACGGAGGTTATAAGATGA